From the genome of Nakamurella flavida, one region includes:
- a CDS encoding ATP-dependent DNA ligase: MAPAGTGRARAGGKASGGTGDSTLVDLDGHRFTLTNLGKVLYPDAGTTKAEVIGYYAAVAHLMVPHTAGRPCTRKRWPNGVRSEPFFQKNVDAATPAWVRRVSIEHSSGPNVYPVVDNPATLAWMAQNAALEIHVPQWRFDSGDVPQNPDRLVFDLDPGPGVGLDVCVEVAFAVRERLAGGGIDLPMIPVTSGSKGIHLYLALDGSLTSAQASDQARELAEAVERDLPALVVSRMSKALRPGKVFIDWSQNNGNKTTIAPWSLRGRERPTVAVPRTWEELGRSGLAHLELAEVLDRIAGDPTPGDAQDVDPMAGLEDADRPRVTTGGTPPGPDKLATYRSMRSPDRTPEPVPGPAELPHGADDTFVIQEHHASRLHYDFRLERGGVLVSWAVPKNLPTDTKGNRLAVHTEDHPMDYAAFAGDIPAGEYGGGHVEIWDAGTYVTEKWRDDEVIVVLTGRRVAGRFALIRTNGKNWLVHRMADQSPAKAAAAAAPARPRRSPAPPPARAAQQDTAGDDTDAAADAATGRAPTDLSPMLAGPGTLTDLDPATTWRLEGKWDGIRALVSVDDGGLTIRSRTGRDITAGYPELAGLADALAGLTVVLDGEIVAFANGATHRGGDLEGRSDFGLLQQRMNTSRAADVARLAGTVPVVFLAFDVLHLNGVSLLRKTLDDRRTLLEALHLDDEHWRTPARLDGDPEQALADSRRRGWEGILAKKASSTYLPGKRAGTWVKLKNQRMQEVVVVGWKPGNGRRAGGIGSLLLAVADDDGTLRYAGKVGTGFTEAILDDLLTRLTPLKADRAPVDGVSRPEARDAVWVRPELVGEVRFVEWTHDGHLRASSWRGLRPDKRPADVRVE; encoded by the coding sequence GTGGCCCCAGCAGGCACCGGACGTGCGCGCGCCGGGGGGAAGGCGAGCGGCGGCACGGGCGACAGCACCCTGGTCGACCTGGACGGACACCGTTTCACCCTGACCAACCTGGGGAAGGTGCTGTACCCGGACGCGGGTACCACCAAGGCCGAGGTCATCGGCTACTACGCCGCCGTCGCGCATCTGATGGTCCCGCACACCGCGGGGCGGCCCTGCACCCGCAAGCGGTGGCCGAACGGGGTCCGGTCCGAGCCGTTCTTCCAGAAGAACGTGGACGCCGCGACGCCGGCGTGGGTCCGCCGGGTCAGCATCGAGCACTCGTCGGGCCCGAACGTGTACCCGGTGGTCGACAACCCGGCGACCCTGGCCTGGATGGCCCAGAACGCCGCGCTGGAGATCCACGTCCCGCAATGGCGTTTCGACTCCGGCGATGTTCCGCAGAACCCCGACCGGCTGGTCTTCGACCTCGACCCGGGGCCCGGCGTCGGCCTCGACGTGTGCGTGGAGGTGGCGTTCGCCGTCCGGGAACGGTTGGCCGGCGGCGGGATCGACCTGCCGATGATCCCGGTGACCAGTGGGTCCAAGGGCATCCACCTCTATCTCGCCCTGGACGGGTCGTTGACCTCCGCGCAGGCGTCGGACCAGGCCCGGGAGCTGGCCGAGGCGGTCGAACGGGACCTTCCCGCCCTGGTGGTCTCCCGGATGAGCAAGGCGCTGCGCCCGGGAAAGGTGTTCATCGACTGGTCGCAGAACAACGGGAACAAGACGACCATTGCGCCGTGGTCGCTGCGCGGTCGGGAGCGGCCCACGGTCGCCGTCCCCCGGACGTGGGAGGAGCTGGGCCGGTCCGGTCTGGCCCATCTGGAGCTGGCGGAGGTCCTCGATCGCATCGCGGGCGACCCGACCCCGGGTGACGCGCAGGACGTCGACCCGATGGCCGGGCTGGAGGACGCCGACCGACCCCGGGTGACCACCGGCGGTACGCCCCCGGGCCCGGACAAGCTGGCCACCTACCGGTCCATGCGATCTCCCGACCGGACCCCCGAGCCGGTGCCGGGGCCGGCGGAACTGCCGCACGGTGCCGACGACACGTTCGTCATCCAGGAGCACCACGCCAGTCGGCTGCACTACGACTTCCGACTGGAACGCGGCGGCGTCCTCGTCTCCTGGGCCGTCCCCAAGAACCTGCCCACCGACACCAAGGGCAACCGGCTGGCCGTGCACACCGAGGATCACCCGATGGACTACGCCGCGTTTGCCGGCGACATCCCGGCCGGGGAGTACGGCGGGGGTCACGTCGAGATCTGGGATGCCGGAACCTATGTCACCGAGAAGTGGCGGGACGACGAGGTCATCGTGGTGCTGACCGGGCGGCGGGTGGCCGGTCGCTTCGCGTTGATCCGGACGAACGGCAAGAACTGGTTGGTGCACCGGATGGCCGATCAGAGCCCGGCCAAGGCCGCTGCCGCGGCGGCGCCCGCCCGTCCCCGCCGTTCGCCCGCGCCGCCGCCGGCCCGCGCAGCGCAGCAGGACACCGCCGGGGACGACACCGACGCTGCCGCCGACGCCGCGACCGGCCGGGCCCCCACCGATCTGTCCCCGATGCTGGCCGGCCCCGGAACCCTGACCGACCTCGACCCGGCCACCACCTGGCGGCTGGAGGGCAAGTGGGACGGCATCCGTGCCCTGGTCTCCGTCGACGACGGGGGGCTCACCATCCGCAGCCGTACCGGCCGGGACATCACCGCCGGCTATCCCGAGCTGGCCGGGCTCGCCGACGCCCTGGCCGGGTTGACCGTGGTGCTGGACGGGGAGATCGTCGCCTTCGCCAACGGCGCCACCCACCGCGGGGGAGACCTCGAGGGGCGCAGTGACTTCGGCCTGCTGCAGCAGCGGATGAACACCAGCCGCGCCGCCGACGTCGCCCGGCTGGCCGGCACCGTGCCGGTGGTCTTCCTGGCGTTCGACGTCCTGCACCTGAACGGGGTGTCGCTGCTGCGCAAGACCCTCGACGATCGACGCACCCTGCTCGAGGCCCTGCACCTGGACGACGAGCACTGGCGGACCCCGGCACGCCTGGACGGCGATCCCGAGCAGGCTCTGGCCGACAGTCGCCGCCGCGGGTGGGAGGGGATCCTCGCCAAGAAGGCATCCTCGACGTATCTGCCGGGCAAGCGCGCGGGGACCTGGGTGAAGCTGAAGAACCAACGGATGCAGGAGGTCGTCGTCGTCGGGTGGAAGCCCGGGAACGGGCGCCGCGCCGGCGGCATCGGATCGTTGCTGCTGGCCGTCGCGGACGACGACGGGACGCTGCGGTACGCCGGCAAGGTCGGCACCGGGTTCACCGAGGCCATCCTGGACGACCTGCTGACGCGACTGACCCCGCTGAAGGCCGACCGGGCCCCGGTGGACGGAGTCAGCCGCCCCGAGGCCCGGGATGCGGTGTGGGTGCGCCCCGAGCTGGTCGGCGAGGTCCGCTTCGTGGAGTGGACGCACGACGGGCATCTGCGGGCGTCCAGCTGGCGCGGGCTGCGGCCGGACAAGCGCCCTGCCGACGTCCGGGTGGAGTGA
- a CDS encoding ATP-binding protein, which produces MTTLTGLPEALQWLRDSVAAAPLGLATTGRDEAARTARAVVDQVDDYLLPRLRDLDAPLLAVVGGSTGAGKSTLVNSVLGARVTTPGVLRPTTRSPVLVCSAADVGWFSGDRVLPGLARTTGEGDTLNGITLVPTDALPPGLALVDAPDVDSVVEANRTLAGQLLGAADLWIFVTTAARYADAVPWDLLRTAQERGTALAVVLDRVPAEAVGEVADDLAAMLRRGGLGAARLFVVEERPLIDGFLPAEQVAPLRNWLHALSADQEQRAAVVRQTLAGALESLRGRVDVVVVGVEEQVVAARALHAAADTAYARARAAVDEGVGNGSLLRGEVLARWQEFVGTGEWMRSLQGQVGRLRDRVTAAFTGRPNPAADLQGAVESGVEQLLRAEAERAAEDTVVAWRSLPGGIALIGGRETELDGVSPAFAGLAATRCGTGRASCSSSSARRARASGPGPG; this is translated from the coding sequence ATGACCACACTGACCGGGCTGCCGGAGGCCCTGCAGTGGCTGCGTGATTCCGTCGCGGCGGCGCCGCTCGGCCTGGCCACCACCGGTCGCGATGAGGCCGCCCGCACCGCTCGCGCGGTGGTCGACCAGGTCGACGACTACCTCCTCCCCCGCCTGCGCGACCTGGACGCCCCGCTGCTGGCCGTCGTCGGTGGGTCCACCGGCGCCGGGAAGTCCACGCTGGTCAACAGCGTGCTCGGCGCCCGGGTGACCACGCCGGGCGTGCTCCGGCCGACGACGCGATCGCCGGTGCTCGTCTGCTCGGCCGCCGACGTGGGGTGGTTCTCCGGTGACCGGGTGCTCCCCGGGCTGGCCCGCACCACCGGCGAGGGCGACACCCTGAACGGCATCACGCTGGTCCCCACCGACGCCCTCCCACCGGGCCTGGCCCTGGTCGACGCCCCGGACGTCGACTCGGTCGTCGAGGCCAACCGCACGCTCGCCGGCCAGCTGCTGGGGGCCGCGGACCTGTGGATCTTCGTGACCACGGCGGCCCGGTACGCCGACGCCGTCCCCTGGGACCTGCTGCGGACCGCACAGGAGCGCGGCACCGCCCTGGCCGTCGTCCTGGACCGGGTGCCGGCCGAGGCGGTCGGCGAGGTGGCCGACGACCTCGCCGCGATGCTGCGGCGCGGCGGGCTGGGCGCGGCCCGACTGTTCGTCGTCGAGGAACGACCGCTGATCGACGGATTCCTGCCCGCGGAGCAGGTGGCGCCGTTGCGGAACTGGTTGCACGCGCTCTCCGCCGACCAGGAGCAACGGGCTGCCGTCGTCCGGCAGACGCTGGCGGGCGCACTGGAGAGCCTGCGCGGTCGGGTCGACGTGGTCGTCGTCGGTGTCGAGGAGCAGGTGGTCGCCGCCCGGGCACTGCACGCCGCGGCGGACACCGCCTACGCCCGGGCCCGCGCCGCGGTCGACGAGGGCGTGGGCAACGGCAGCCTGCTGCGCGGGGAGGTGCTCGCCCGCTGGCAGGAGTTCGTGGGCACCGGGGAGTGGATGCGCAGCCTGCAGGGGCAGGTCGGTCGGCTCCGCGACCGGGTGACCGCGGCCTTCACCGGCCGACCGAACCCGGCGGCGGACCTGCAGGGCGCGGTGGAGTCCGGCGTGGAGCAGCTGCTGCGGGCCGAGGCCGAGCGGGCCGCGGAGGACACCGTCGTCGCCTGGCGCTCGCTGCCCGGCGGCATCGCGCTGATCGGGGGCCGGGAGACCGAGCTGGACGGTGTCTCCCCCGCCTTCGCCGGGCTGGCCGCGACGAGGTGCGGGACTGGCAGGGCTTCGTGCTCGAGCTCGTCCGCAAGGAGGGCGCGGGCAAGCGGTCCCGGGCCCGGCTGA
- a CDS encoding helix-turn-helix transcriptional regulator has product MDARDRVQAWRPRVHGVAEVLHAQWRDHAYPAHTHDTWTLLLVDDGLIGYHLDRQGHAALPRAGVTVLPPHVVHDGRPTTTRGFRKRVIYLDGDVFPTSLTGSAVDGPLIPDAGLLRESSSLDRALVRGDDLEAESRLALVVERVAWHLTGRPDGTLAQPPALVARRAREILDADPGGIAGIAAVAGVVGVSTAHLVRSFTRSYGIPPHRYLVGRRLDLARRRLLAGDAPVDVAAETGFYDQAHLSRHFTRLLATTPGRYRRGAC; this is encoded by the coding sequence ATGGACGCGCGGGACCGGGTGCAGGCGTGGCGGCCGAGGGTGCACGGGGTCGCCGAGGTGCTGCACGCCCAGTGGCGTGACCACGCCTACCCCGCGCACACCCACGACACCTGGACCCTGCTGCTGGTCGACGACGGCCTGATCGGCTACCACCTGGATCGCCAGGGACATGCCGCTCTCCCGCGAGCCGGGGTGACGGTGCTCCCGCCGCACGTCGTGCACGACGGCCGGCCGACGACGACGCGAGGGTTCCGCAAGCGGGTGATCTACCTCGACGGGGACGTCTTCCCCACCTCGCTCACCGGCTCGGCGGTCGACGGGCCGCTCATCCCAGACGCCGGACTCCTCCGGGAGTCCTCCTCGTTGGACCGGGCCCTGGTGCGCGGCGACGACCTGGAGGCCGAGAGCCGGCTGGCGCTGGTGGTCGAACGGGTGGCCTGGCACCTGACCGGTCGCCCCGACGGCACGCTCGCGCAACCGCCGGCCCTGGTGGCCCGTCGCGCCCGGGAGATCCTGGACGCCGACCCGGGCGGCATCGCCGGGATCGCCGCCGTGGCCGGGGTCGTCGGGGTGAGCACGGCCCATCTGGTGCGGTCCTTCACCCGCAGCTACGGCATCCCCCCGCACCGCTACCTGGTGGGTCGGCGGCTGGATCTGGCCCGACGTCGACTGCTCGCCGGCGACGCACCCGTCGACGTGGCGGCGGAGACCGGGTTCTACGACCAGGCACACCTGAGCCGCCACTTCACCCGGTTGCTGGCCACCACCCCGGGCCGCTACCGACGCGGGGCCTGCTGA
- the ku gene encoding non-homologous end joining protein Ku, with protein sequence MRSIWKGSLAFGLVNVPIKVYTATEDNDIRFHQVHAADGGRIRYQRVCEVCGEKVEFAEIDKAYQAEDGRTVILTDEDFQQLPVSQSREIEVSSFVPADQIDPVLFDKSYYLEPASKSTKAYVLLQRTLESTDRIAIVHFALRQKTRLAALRVRDDVLVVQTLLWPDEVRAAHFASLDEDVDIKPAELKMAATLVDSFADDFRPEDYTDTYRAELEQLIDAKLEGGEAFPAQETESSDEDAEVVDLLAALRRSVQRHKGGAQADESGESTDTADTKAAAKDDDEAPVKPTRRRTPAAKKDTAEKDAAPAKPARKPAAKKAATKADPDAQEGETAPRRRRTAS encoded by the coding sequence ATGCGCTCCATCTGGAAAGGCTCCCTGGCGTTCGGCCTGGTCAACGTCCCGATCAAGGTCTACACGGCCACCGAGGACAACGACATCCGCTTCCACCAGGTCCACGCAGCCGACGGCGGCCGGATCCGCTACCAGCGGGTCTGCGAGGTGTGCGGGGAGAAGGTGGAGTTCGCCGAGATCGACAAGGCCTACCAGGCCGAGGACGGCCGCACCGTCATCCTCACCGACGAGGACTTCCAGCAGCTCCCGGTGAGCCAGAGCCGCGAGATCGAGGTGTCCAGCTTCGTTCCCGCCGACCAGATCGACCCGGTGCTGTTCGACAAGAGCTACTACCTCGAGCCCGCGTCCAAGTCGACCAAGGCGTACGTGTTGCTGCAGCGCACCCTGGAGAGCACCGACCGCATCGCCATCGTGCACTTCGCCCTGCGCCAGAAGACCCGGCTGGCCGCGCTCCGCGTGCGCGACGACGTGCTCGTCGTGCAGACGCTGCTCTGGCCCGACGAGGTGCGCGCCGCCCACTTCGCCTCCCTCGACGAGGACGTGGACATCAAGCCGGCCGAGCTGAAGATGGCCGCCACCCTGGTCGACAGCTTCGCCGACGACTTCCGCCCCGAGGACTACACCGACACCTACCGGGCCGAGCTCGAGCAGCTGATTGACGCGAAACTCGAGGGAGGGGAAGCGTTCCCGGCCCAGGAGACCGAATCCTCCGACGAGGACGCGGAGGTGGTCGATCTGCTCGCCGCACTGCGGAGGAGCGTGCAGCGACACAAGGGCGGCGCCCAGGCGGACGAGTCGGGCGAGAGCACGGACACCGCCGACACGAAGGCGGCAGCGAAGGACGACGACGAGGCGCCGGTCAAGCCGACGCGACGCCGCACCCCCGCGGCGAAGAAGGACACCGCCGAGAAGGACGCGGCCCCGGCCAAGCCCGCTCGCAAGCCGGCGGCGAAGAAAGCCGCCACCAAGGCAGACCCGGACGCCCAAGAGGGCGAGACCGCACCACGTCGGCGGCGCACCGCGTCGTGA
- a CDS encoding ferritin-like domain-containing protein: protein MGSNEVFGGKPVLEFSTGLQRRSFLKYAGMVGVGAGFVAGGLLGAPSAGAVTKARREAGLAATDVDILNYALTLEYLEADFYAMGLQAGLLTDRELELVTPIGDHEKQHVAAVTAAVSSFGGTPVAKPNITYPAGTFDSRDSFLKNASAFEELGVTAYHGQVPLIQSLEVLAAAASIAGVESRHAAVVASLLGTNPFPNPIEKNASMDTVLAAVKPLIA, encoded by the coding sequence ATGGGATCGAACGAGGTGTTCGGCGGCAAGCCGGTGCTGGAGTTCAGCACTGGGCTGCAGCGTCGGAGTTTCCTGAAGTACGCGGGGATGGTGGGGGTGGGTGCCGGTTTCGTCGCCGGTGGCCTGCTCGGCGCCCCGTCTGCGGGTGCGGTGACCAAGGCGCGTCGTGAGGCGGGGCTGGCGGCCACGGATGTGGACATCCTGAACTACGCGTTGACTCTGGAGTATCTGGAGGCCGATTTCTACGCGATGGGCCTGCAGGCGGGGTTGCTGACCGACCGCGAGTTGGAGTTGGTCACGCCGATCGGTGATCACGAGAAGCAGCACGTGGCTGCGGTGACGGCGGCGGTGTCCTCGTTCGGTGGGACGCCGGTGGCGAAGCCGAATATCACGTATCCGGCGGGGACGTTCGACTCGCGGGACTCGTTCCTGAAGAACGCGTCGGCGTTCGAGGAGCTGGGTGTGACGGCGTATCACGGGCAGGTGCCGTTGATCCAGTCGCTGGAGGTGCTGGCTGCGGCGGCGTCGATCGCGGGGGTCGAGTCGCGGCATGCCGCGGTGGTCGCTTCGCTGTTGGGGACGAACCCGTTCCCGAACCCGATCGAGAAGAACGCCTCGATGGACACCGTCCTGGCCGCCGTCAAGCCGCTGATCGCCTGA
- a CDS encoding GNAT family N-acetyltransferase: MIASAGPAVPADVFRLQPALHGIDVTLVPLTEAVLDDYLLGLADPEVTRLTGSSAEFAPEAVRRWLATRADQHDRADWAVLRRTDSAFLGEAVLNELDPENASVNFRIWLSGPSVGRGYGTQATALVRDHAFAVGLHRIALTVFAFNPRARRVYEKCGFVVEGRRRDVLWADGAWHDELVMSVLVGDRKQEH, encoded by the coding sequence GTGATCGCGTCCGCCGGCCCCGCGGTGCCGGCGGACGTCTTCCGCCTGCAGCCCGCGCTGCACGGCATCGACGTCACCCTGGTGCCGCTCACCGAGGCCGTGCTGGACGACTACCTGCTCGGCCTGGCCGATCCGGAGGTCACCCGGCTCACCGGGAGCAGCGCCGAGTTCGCGCCGGAGGCGGTACGGCGCTGGCTGGCCACCCGCGCCGACCAGCACGACCGGGCCGACTGGGCCGTGCTGCGGCGCACCGACAGCGCCTTCCTCGGCGAGGCCGTGCTCAACGAGCTGGACCCGGAGAACGCGTCGGTGAACTTCCGGATCTGGCTGAGCGGCCCGTCGGTCGGACGCGGCTACGGCACCCAGGCCACCGCACTGGTCCGCGACCACGCCTTCGCGGTCGGCCTGCACCGCATCGCCCTCACCGTCTTCGCCTTCAACCCCCGGGCGCGACGGGTCTACGAGAAGTGCGGGTTCGTGGTGGAGGGCCGCCGCCGGGACGTCCTGTGGGCCGACGGCGCCTGGCACGACGAGCTGGTCATGTCCGTGCTGGTCGGCGATCGGAAGCAGGAGCACTGA
- a CDS encoding DUF2000 domain-containing protein, protein MTTDPLVPPFTDKVAVAVRHDLATWQRLNVTAFLISAVTAAHPELVGADYQDADGQRYLRMLGIPVLVFEASGQTLAAARSRAVGREFPLAVYTRDMFATGHDADNRAAVHAVAGADLELVGIGLHGARNAVDKILKGAHLHR, encoded by the coding sequence GTGACCACCGATCCCCTCGTCCCCCCGTTCACCGACAAGGTCGCCGTCGCGGTGCGCCACGACCTGGCGACCTGGCAACGCCTCAACGTGACCGCGTTCCTGATCAGCGCGGTCACCGCTGCCCATCCCGAACTGGTGGGCGCGGACTACCAGGACGCCGACGGGCAGCGGTACCTGCGCATGCTGGGGATCCCCGTCCTCGTGTTCGAGGCGAGCGGACAGACCCTGGCCGCCGCCCGCTCCCGGGCGGTGGGCCGGGAGTTCCCGCTCGCGGTCTACACGCGGGACATGTTCGCCACCGGTCACGATGCCGACAACCGGGCCGCCGTGCACGCGGTGGCCGGCGCCGACCTCGAGCTGGTCGGGATCGGTCTGCACGGCGCCAGGAACGCCGTCGACAAGATCCTCAAGGGCGCCCACCTCCACCGATGA
- a CDS encoding IclR family transcriptional regulator — MNSSDSSPPRRTASSEPSVKSADRTVAVVELVAAEADGVTFSEIQHRLELPKSSLHALLATLVQRSWLQMDAAHRYRVGRQLQMIAAAGHRDDDSVVDAAVDLLEGARDELGETVHLATLVDTDILYLASRYSRHALGVRFHSGRRLPVYATGLGKAILSSLDPADVPHHLPVTLTPLTEHTIVEPALLDAELTRIRQQQYAVDREEGTPGLCCVAVSFSAQGRNYGLSCSKPTARWTAGEEVRTAELLTQVARTIVRRLR, encoded by the coding sequence ATGAACTCTTCCGATTCGTCACCCCCACGGAGGACCGCCTCGTCCGAACCGTCGGTCAAATCTGCGGACCGGACCGTCGCGGTCGTCGAACTGGTCGCGGCCGAGGCCGACGGGGTGACGTTCTCGGAGATCCAGCACCGCCTGGAACTGCCCAAGAGCAGCCTTCACGCCCTGCTGGCGACGTTGGTCCAGCGATCCTGGCTGCAGATGGACGCGGCCCACCGTTACCGCGTCGGACGGCAGCTGCAGATGATCGCCGCGGCCGGGCATCGCGACGACGACTCAGTGGTCGACGCGGCCGTGGATCTGCTGGAAGGCGCCCGGGACGAGCTCGGCGAGACGGTCCATCTCGCCACCCTGGTGGACACCGACATCCTCTATCTGGCGTCGCGCTACTCCCGTCATGCCCTGGGTGTGCGCTTCCACTCCGGGCGCCGGCTCCCGGTGTACGCGACCGGCCTCGGCAAGGCCATCCTGTCGAGCCTGGACCCGGCGGACGTGCCGCACCACCTGCCCGTGACGTTGACCCCGCTGACCGAGCACACCATCGTCGAGCCCGCGTTGCTGGACGCCGAGCTGACCAGGATCCGACAGCAGCAGTACGCCGTCGATCGGGAAGAGGGCACTCCTGGACTGTGCTGCGTAGCCGTTTCCTTCTCGGCGCAGGGCCGCAACTACGGCCTCAGCTGCTCGAAGCCCACAGCTCGTTGGACCGCCGGCGAGGAGGTGCGGACCGCGGAGCTGCTCACGCAGGTTGCACGAACCATCGTTCGACGGCTGCGGTGA
- a CDS encoding ferritin-like domain-containing protein: protein MSKRAEFVRGEMASVPASVALGALNNRWAYAAPGDFATDIDVLNYALTLEYLEAAFYVQGNKAGLVSGVEADYLKQIQADEEFHVTALTDTITSLGGTPVSAPGVDFGGAFDSRTSYLTTSVTFENVGVGAYLGAAGFIKDKAILQAAAGIFGVEARHAAVVAVLLGLPAEGGVYKGAYETPIDKATVLAAVTPFLTQMAGPMPVGAPDTGGGSTTSSDNSGLLAVGGAALLGAAGVAAYAAHQRSSGTATESTQV from the coding sequence ATGAGCAAGCGTGCAGAGTTCGTGCGGGGCGAGATGGCGTCGGTTCCGGCGTCGGTGGCGTTGGGGGCGTTGAACAACCGGTGGGCCTACGCGGCGCCGGGTGATTTCGCGACCGACATCGATGTCCTGAACTACGCGTTGACGTTGGAGTACCTGGAGGCGGCGTTCTACGTGCAGGGCAACAAGGCCGGTCTGGTCTCGGGTGTGGAGGCTGATTACCTCAAGCAGATCCAGGCCGATGAGGAGTTCCACGTCACGGCGTTGACCGACACGATCACGTCTCTGGGTGGCACTCCGGTGTCGGCTCCGGGGGTGGATTTCGGGGGTGCGTTCGATTCCCGGACGTCGTATCTGACGACGTCGGTGACGTTCGAGAACGTGGGTGTGGGTGCGTATCTGGGGGCGGCCGGGTTCATCAAGGACAAGGCCATCCTGCAGGCTGCGGCGGGGATCTTCGGGGTCGAGGCGCGGCATGCCGCGGTCGTCGCGGTGCTGTTGGGTCTGCCTGCTGAGGGTGGGGTCTACAAGGGTGCGTACGAGACGCCGATCGACAAGGCCACCGTGCTGGCCGCGGTCACCCCCTTCCTGACGCAGATGGCCGGCCCCATGCCGGTCGGTGCACCCGACACCGGTGGTGGCAGCACCACGTCGTCCGACAACAGCGGTCTGCTCGCCGTCGGCGGAGCGGCCCTGCTCGGCGCGGCCGGGGTGGCGGCCTACGCCGCGCACCAGCGGTCGTCCGGGACGGCCACGGAGTCGACCCAGGTCTGA
- a CDS encoding GTPase, with the protein MSDRLAALREAVEVAQDRLEVPEVARARTLLAKAGAREALGDATVVALAGATGSGKSTLFNALCGSEVSTPGVRRPTTGVAHAGVWGEHGADRLLDWLQVPRRHRFEPAEPALDGLVLLDLPDHDSIRLENRLEVDRLVDLVDVLVWVLDPQKYADAAVHSRYLAPLAGHAGVLVVVLNQVDRLDDASARACLADLRGLLDREGLAATPILPTAARTGAGLPELRAELASRVAARRAATDRLAADARSVAAALAEHCAPDTAGDRNPGRDDRELAAALANAAGVPAVVSAVERSARRRGNQHTGWPLLRWTAKLRADPLGRLHLGDEAARSSLPEAGAVQTAGVDSALRRARDAAGEGLPQAWRDELRRTADLSKDRLADRLDRAVAGTDLGPDRTPIWQRALGGLQWLLTLAALAGALWLLALVGLGLLQLADVVPLPRVQGIPVPTLLLVGGLLAGLLLALVSTPLVQAGARRRAGQVRRRLTDRVAEVADTEVLAPLRQARADHDRFCAAVATAGS; encoded by the coding sequence ATGAGCGATCGACTCGCCGCGCTGAGGGAGGCGGTGGAGGTCGCGCAGGACAGGCTCGAGGTCCCCGAGGTGGCCCGGGCCCGCACCCTGCTGGCCAAGGCCGGCGCCCGCGAGGCCCTCGGCGACGCGACCGTCGTGGCGCTCGCCGGGGCGACCGGCAGCGGCAAGTCCACCCTGTTCAACGCGCTGTGCGGGAGCGAGGTGAGCACCCCGGGCGTCCGCCGGCCGACCACCGGGGTCGCGCACGCCGGCGTGTGGGGCGAGCACGGCGCCGACCGGTTGCTGGACTGGCTGCAGGTGCCACGCCGGCACCGGTTCGAGCCGGCCGAGCCCGCGCTGGACGGTCTGGTGCTGCTCGACCTGCCCGACCACGACAGCATCCGGCTGGAGAACCGGCTCGAGGTCGACCGCCTGGTCGACCTGGTCGACGTGCTGGTCTGGGTGCTCGACCCGCAGAAGTACGCCGACGCCGCGGTGCACTCGCGGTACCTGGCGCCGCTGGCCGGGCACGCGGGGGTGCTGGTCGTCGTCCTCAACCAGGTCGACCGACTGGACGACGCGTCGGCCCGGGCGTGCCTGGCCGACCTGCGCGGGCTGCTCGACCGGGAGGGGCTGGCCGCGACGCCGATCCTCCCCACCGCGGCCCGCACCGGGGCCGGGCTCCCCGAGCTGCGCGCCGAGCTTGCCTCCCGGGTGGCCGCCCGGCGGGCGGCCACCGACCGACTGGCCGCGGACGCCCGGTCCGTCGCGGCCGCACTGGCTGAACACTGCGCGCCGGACACCGCCGGTGACCGCAACCCGGGCCGCGACGACCGGGAGCTGGCGGCCGCGCTCGCGAACGCCGCCGGGGTGCCCGCTGTCGTCAGCGCGGTCGAGCGCTCGGCCCGGCGCCGGGGCAACCAGCACACCGGCTGGCCGCTGCTCCGCTGGACCGCGAAGCTCCGGGCCGACCCGCTGGGTCGGTTGCACCTGGGCGACGAGGCGGCCCGGAGCTCGCTGCCCGAGGCCGGCGCGGTGCAGACCGCCGGCGTGGACTCGGCCCTGCGCCGGGCCCGCGACGCCGCCGGCGAGGGACTGCCCCAGGCCTGGCGGGACGAGCTGCGGCGCACCGCGGACCTGTCGAAGGACCGGCTGGCCGACCGGCTGGACCGCGCGGTCGCCGGCACCGATCTCGGGCCGGACCGCACGCCGATCTGGCAGCGGGCGCTCGGTGGCCTGCAGTGGCTCCTCACGCTGGCGGCGCTGGCCGGGGCGCTGTGGCTGCTCGCGCTCGTCGGGCTGGGCCTGCTGCAGTTGGCGGACGTCGTCCCGCTGCCCCGGGTGCAGGGCATCCCGGTCCCCACCCTGCTCCTGGTCGGCGGGCTGCTCGCCGGCCTGCTGCTGGCGCTGGTGAGCACACCGCTGGTGCAGGCCGGGGCACGCAGGCGGGCCGGGCAGGTGCGTCGGCGGCTGACCGACCGGGTGGCCGAGGTGGCCGACACCGAGGTACTCGCACCGCTCCGGCAGGCCCGCGCCGACCACGACCGGTTCTGCGCCGCGGTCGCGACGGCGGGCAGCTGA